Genomic window (Dyadobacter fanqingshengii):
ATTGCCAATGTTCCGAAAGTAACCGACGCGTCATTATCGGCCGATCGCAAGGCGCAGATTGTGGGTGAAGCTAAGTTTATCCGGGCGCGTGCCTATTTCGACCTTGTCCGCATCTATGGCGATGTGCCGTTGGTGGTCGACGAGCTGCCGACGATTACTTCCGAAAATGTGGATGAAATCTACGGCCAGCTTTATCCGGCAAGGAGCACCGCGGAGGAAGTTTACGCACAAATTATAAAAGATCTGGACGAAGCGGGGACGGCAGTCCCAAAGACGGGACCGAACAAAATGACTGCGACGCCTGGCGCTGTGTATACGCTGGCGACCAAAGTGTATGCAACCCGCAAGGATTGGGCAAAGGTGAAAGAGAATGCGGACAAAGTAATCGCGCTGGGCTATACATTGATGCCCAACTTCGAAGACCTTTGGGACGGAAAACATGAAAACAGTGCGGAAGCTATTTTTGAGTTGAATTTTGAAGACTGGGCAACAGGCGGTAATTGGGGCTCTTCCATGTTCTACGGCACAGATTGGAAGAAATTCAACACGCCTTCCAATGACCTGATCAAAGCTTATGATGACGAAAAAGATGTCGTACGCAAGGCTTCAACAATTTTCACGGCTAATGTAACCGGCAAATGGTCGGATAAATACTGGGCTCTGACGAGGTTTCCTTTTGCTTATAAAATGCGCAATACAGACGCTTCGCAGAACATTATCATGTATCGCCTGGCCGACGTTTTACTTTTGAAAGCAGAAGCATTGAACGAAACGGGCGATTTGGCAGGTGCCCGCACATTGGTCAACCGGATCAGGACGCGCGCGAAGCTTCCGGCGACCACTGCTGGGGATCAGGCCGCTATGCGTCTGGCAATCGAAAAAGAACGTCGTCTGGAACTGGCATTTGAAGGTCAGCGCTGGTATGACCTTGTCCGGACTGGCAGGGTAGTGCGGGTGATGGAAGCCGCGAAGGATGGCTCGGGCAACAGTTTGAACTATAAACTAACCGACACCAGGCTGCTATGGCCGGTTCCGCAGGGGGAAATCGATAAAAATACCAATCTGAAACAGAATAACGGTTATTAGTAAATCATTGAGAGTCGTGCCGACAGCGGGTGTTTGTTAAGAACATGCGTCCCGGCATGACTTTCTTTTTAAAACAAATGGATGAAAAACGTTCTTATAGCGACCGTAGCCAGCCTGGCTTTTGCATTAAGCAGTTGTTCGGCGGGAGCGCCGGTAAATGATGATCCCAAACCTGCCGACACAACCTCGGCAAACAAGGTGGCCGTGTGGGTTACCAATGGTTCGCAAAGCAAATTGCTCAAAAGTGACAACCCGATTTCCATCGTAAAAGCAGGTTCAAATTCTCCATCAACAAACCTGATCAATATTGATTTTTCGACCAAATTGCAGGAAATGGAAGGTTTCGGGGCGGCGATGACGGGTTCATCAGCTTATTTGATCAACCAAAAACTGAATGCAACACAGCGTGCGGCGCTGCTCAAAGACCTCTTCGACCAGGAAACCGGGATCGGTATGAGTTACCTGCGCATTACAATGGGTGCGTCGGATTTTTCATTGGAAGATTTCACTTATAATGATCTGCCCGCAGGCCAGACAGACGCTAATCTGACAAAATTCTCTGTTGCAAAGGACCAGGCAGACCTGATACCAGTCCTGAAATCCGTCGTTGCATTGCAACCTGCAATCAGGATCATGGCGACGCCCTGGTCCGCGCCGGCGTGGATGAAAACCAGCGGCAAACTGGCAGGTGGAAGCCTGAAAACGGAATGGTATGGGGCTTATTCCAATTATTTTGTGAAATATCTGGATGCGTATAAGGCAGAAGGCATTGCGATTGACGCCATCTCGGTGCAGAATGAGCCGCTGCATGAAGCCGCTTATCCTTCCATGCGAATGGATTCATCAGCGCAACTGAATTTTATCAAAAACAATCTCGGCCCACTTTTTCAATCAAAATCAATCAAAACAAAAATCCTCCTGTACGACCATAACTGGGACCGGCCCGGCTATCCGATATCGATCCTGAATGATCCAAAAGCCAGCCAGTATGTGGCCGGATCGGCATTTCATGCTTACGGTGGAAATGTTACGGCGATGAGCCAGGTTCACGATCAGTTTCCGGACAAAGGGTTGTATTTCACCGAGATATCCGGCGGGCGCTGGGCTGCAAATTTTTCTGATAACCTCAAATGGAACATGTCCAACATTTTCATTGGGACAGCCAACAACTGGTCGAAGAATGCGCTGCTGTGGAACATTGCACTGGACGAAACCGACGGTCCGAAAAACAAGGGCTGCGACAACTGCCGGGGCGTTGTGACCATTGCGACGAACGGCACCATCACCAAAAATGTCGAGTATTACACCATTGCCCACATGTCGAAATTCGTGCACCCGGGCGCATTCCGCGTGCAATCCGACCGGTTGAGCGCTTCCACGCAGCTGGAACACGTTGCATTCGTCAACCCGGACGGGTCCAAGGTGCTGGTGATCCTGAACCTGGGCACGGACAATAAGAAATTCACGGTTGCGCTGGGCGAAAATCAGTTCAGCTACACCATTGATCCGAATGCAGTGGCGACGCTTGTCTGGAAATAAAGGGACGAAATGGTTGCCTGACGTTAACCTTATGGCAAGACTTTTCACTCCCGCCGCTATGCAGTTTCATAGCCTTCGCCTATCACATCGAGCCCTACACCGGAATAAAGCAGTGCAACTTCCGGCAGCGTTTGCCCCGTCCACTTCAAACCTTTTGTCGGGACTGCTGAAATGCGGCGTCAGGCACAGGTCGTGAAACACGCAGCTGATATACAGGAGTTCCACCCTTTCACATTCCAATATTGACGAAGCTTGAACGGTAGTCACTGGGTGAGGCACTGACATTCTTTTTAAAGAATGACTGAACTGCTCCGGCGTAGCGAAACTGAGCTGATATGCAATTTCTTTGATGGGTGCAGACCAAAACTGCAAGCGCTCGGGATTTCATGTAAAGATGGTGATAGAAGGATCAGTATGGTTTGGACTCTGTCTTGTCGGGAAAAATGCCTGTTACAATATAAGCGCCGGAGGGCGTGCTGAAAGGTCCTCGCTCATCTTTTCCATTTGATCCAGATGCTGGTGGAGTATGCTGGCATTAATACTCGTATCCTTGATCAGGTCAAGGAGAATTCGGTATTCCGTGATGATTTGTTGATGTACATTTACAATTTTGCTGAATGCCATATTCACATCGTCGCTGGGGACCGTAGTGTCAGCATAATGCTGGTCCGGCCGGGTTATGCAACCATCGCGCATGCAACATTTGAGCGAATCGTACAGGTTTGCCATTTCTTTCTTTATCACCAAACAAATCATATAGTCCCGGCTCAACAAATTTCTCATTTCATAAGAAACGTCCTGCCGCATTGCAACAGCCAGCGCCGATTGCTGGGTCTTGAAAAGCCGCCAGATTTTGATCACCTGTTTTACAATGTCTTTCACGTTTTCCATGGTCCGATAAATTTTTCTTTCAGTGAGCAATAATCGTTCCAAACGTCTGGTTGTCAATATTAGCGGAGAGTTGGGTGGTAAATGCTCCAAAAGCCGGCCATTCACATAGCCAGCTTTTGGAGCAGGAAATTTAGATTCAACGGGTTGCCCGGGATGATGTGAATCTGGAATAATTACGCCGCTTCCTTGGCAAGCTGAATGTTTGCGCTCACCTTTATTTTTTCGCCCAATGCGAGTCCACCGGTTTCGGTCAGCGCATTGAATGTAACATTAAAGTCCTTCCGGTCAATGGTTCCGTTTACCTCAAAACCTACTTTAACATTTCCATATTGATCTCTCTCCGTGCCGCCATACTCTGCTTCCAGCTCAACCTCTTTAGTAATTCCTTTAATGGTAAGATCCCCAATCAGTTTGTATAAATCTCTCTTAATTGGGGTAAATGACCTTGAAGTAAATGTAAACTGCGGATAAGTTTCTGCTTCAAAAAAATCTGCATTTCTCAAATGTTCATCTCTGCCTGGCTGGCCGGTATCAACACTGTTTACGTCAATTGTAAACGCAATGTCGGCATTTTCAAATTGGTCCCCTTCGGTAACAGCTTTGCCGCCGAAAGATTTGAAAGAGCCTGTAACTGTTGAAATAACAAGGTGTTTCACCTTGAATTGTACTTCTGAATGCAGCGCGTCTACATTCCATATTGTTTTAGACATCTTAAAAAGTATTTGATTTCATTTTGATACAAACGTTCGTTTGTTCGAGCATTCAAAATTAGAAACATTGGATATACAAAAGATAGTAGTATACAAAAGGATAGTAATAACCTCTTGTATACTGCTATGGTAAGACAATCAAAAAGAATATTTTTTCAAAGAAACATCCAAAACATGCCACGGTTTTGCCAGCCGGAAGTGTCATTGTCCTTAGCAAATCAAGTCTGATTTTCAGTTTCGGCGATTCTTTACCTCACAAGATCTTCACTACTTAACAACATGTCCAATGAAACGCTATGCATTTACTCTACTTTGCGCATTTTTTTATTTAACATCCTTTAACCTGGCCCTCGGCAATGGCCCGTCGACCGCCCATGCAGAAACATACACCATATGCGTTGAAGCCGAAAATTCCACCGGCGACGGCCCGATTACGGATGATCCTAATGCGTCTAACGGCAAGACCCGGGGCGCACCGGACAATTGGAACCATTACGTGGAGTATGAGGTGAACGACGTAAAGGCCACCGGCCCGCACACGCTTACGATCCGATATTATGCAGCAGGCAATGGCGTCGTCCAGGTCATGGTGAACGGAGCATTTGGCATCAGGGTTGGTTTGCCTGCTACCCACTCCTGGAATATTGTTTGGGCCGAACACCACATGCAGGTCAACCTGAACAAAGGCAATAACAAGATCCGGATCATGGGCGAGCCGTTTTACCGGCCTGTTCGCCACGATCGGATTTGTGTGACCGGGAGCGCCGGTCCCGAGGAACCTGTTTCCTGCGATTTCAATGTCACAGCCTCCGCTTCCACAGCCACGCCGGCGTGTTCGCAGGAATTTACTGTGAATGCAGGCTGTTCGGGACCAGGTTGCGATGGGTTGGCATATTCCTGGGTGAGCCCGGATACATCCTTTACAGGTCAATCGGTCAAAGTGAATGCGCCTTCTTCAAACGGAACATACTTTTACTGGATGGCTGCCAACAAAGAGGGTTGCCCGGGCAAAACAGCCACAACAATTGTGACGGTCACCAGCTGCACACCCGATCCGGAACCTTTCACCGCATGCATTGAAGCAGAAAATTCTGATGGGACCGGACCAATAACAGAAGATCCCAATGCTTCCAATGGTAAGACCAGAGGAGCGCCAGATGCCTGGAACCATTATGTAGACTACGAAGTGACAGGAGTGAAAGCCTCTGGCTGGCATCTGCTCACGATACGCTACTATGCCGCTGGTAATGGGGTTGTAAATGTTGTAGTAAACGGACAATTCGGAATTCGCACAGGCCTTCCCGCCACAAACTCGTGGAATATCGTTTGGGCAGAGCATACCATACGCGTTAATCTGAACAAAGGCAATAACAGGATCCGCATCATGGGAGAGCCATCTTACAGCCCGGTTCGGCAGGATAGGATATGTATAAGAGGGGACGGCGGGCCTAATAATCCCCTGTGTGACTTTGCTATTCAGACAGATGCTTCAAATGACCGGCCGGTATGTTCGGGTGAATTTACGCTGAGGGCATACTGCGTGGGTTACGATTGCAATGCTGTTACTTATAAATGGAGCGGCAATGGCGTTGATCAGCCAGGCAGATATATTGATGTAAATGCACCCGCGTCCAATGGGACATTCACCTACACCGTGACCGCTGTCAAAGACGCTTGCGCTGCCAAAACGGCAACGGTCGATATCAGGGTCAGCAACTGTGGCGGCGTGGAGGAGCCTTTTAGTGCGTGCATTGAGTCGGAGAACGTGAGTGGAAACGGGCCGGTCTCGTCCGATCCTAATGCATCGAACGGCAGGACCCGGGGTGCCCAAAACAATTATAATTATTATCTGGAATATCCGGTAACAGGGGTGCAAACCGCCGAAACATACCAGTTGAAACTCCGCTATTATGCCGCCGGGGTTGCCAATGTCAGTGTGTCTGTTAACGGCGATGTAGCCATCGCAAAAGTGGAGCTTCCTGCCACCCACAGCTGGAATATTGTTTGGCGCGAAGAAACCCTAAACATTCCGCTGGCCGCAGGAAACAATGTGGTCCGCATCCAGGGATTACCCGGCGCAAGCTGTCGGCAGGACAGGATTTGCATTACCGGAAACGGACAAAATGCAAGAATGGCCGCACCGGAAGCCAGTGAAGGAAAAGAAGATACTAATTTACTGCAAGCATACCCAAACCCCACCAGATCAGAGTTTAAAGCCGTATTTCAACTGGATCCCGGCAAGGTAGGAACGCTTAGTGTCACTGATATGAAGGGTAGATCCTGGCATGAGCGGCAGGTAAGGGGTAAAGGAGCGCACCAGGAGCGGATTAATCTGGAAGGTGCGCCATCCGGAATTTATCTTTTGCAAGTGAAAAAAGGAGATTCGCTTGAAACCAAGAAAATCCTCATTGCGCAGTAAATAAAAGGGGCGGTCTGGTGAGTACATACGGATCGCCCTTTTTTAGATGGATGACAAACTGGGCTTAAAAGGAACTCGCGAGCTAATTAAATGATTTTTACTAACAGCACTCTTACAGTTAGTAAAATCGACATGGCAGACAAACTTATTCAGGACATACCATTTTCAATTCTTGATCTTGCGCCGATCACAGAGGGAAACAATGCAGGCGTAACATTCAAGAACAGCCTTCGCCTCGCACAACGCGTTGAAGAACTTGGCTACAAAAGATACTGGCTCGCTGAGCATCACAATATGGAAAGTGTGGCCAGCTCGGCCACTTCGGTATTGATCGGCTACATTGCCGGCGGCACAAAGACGATCCGTGTGGGCAGTGGCGGCATCATGTTACCAAACCACGCCCCGCTGGTAGTGGCCGAGCAATTTGGCACCCTTGCGTCACTTTACCCCGATCGCATTGACCTGGGACTGGGACGTGCGCCAGGAACAGATCAGGTTACCGCCCGCGCGCTCAGGCGCAACTACATGGAATCCGCCCAGGATTTTCCGGATGATGTGATTGCCTTGCAAACCTATTTTTCGAAGGAGAACAGCAGCTCCAAAGTACGCGCTATTCCCGGGGAAGGGCTGGAAATACCGATCTGGATACTGGGATCGAGTACTGATAGTGCGCAGTTGGCTGCCCATCTGGGGTTGCCCTATGCATTTGCGAGCCACTTTGCACCCAATCATTTCCTCACAGCCATAGACCTTTACCGCCGGAATTTCAGACCATCGCGATATCTTGCCCAACCTTATGTAATGGCATGTGTTAATGTGATCGCTGCGGACACAAACCAAGAAGCTGAGCGTCTTGCCACGTCTTTCTTCCAGCTAGCTACGGGAATTATTACAGGCAAACGCCGGCCTTTGCAGCCACCCGTAGAAAGTATGGACGGACTTTGGGGAGAATATGAAGAGGCCGCAGTGAGACAAATGATGAAATACACGTTCATCGGAGACAGGAAAAAAGTCGGCACTGATCTGGCCTATTTTCAAAAACACACGCAGCTCGACGAGTTAATGGTCACGAGTCACATTTATGATCCCGAGGCACGCATACACAGCTATGAAGTCCTGAAAAGCGTTCAGAGTGAAAGAAAAGAAGGAAATGTACGTGTCTAATTCCGTAAAACTACTTGATTATGAACTAATTGCCTGAAATGGATAGTGTTTACCGCTAAATAAATAATGCTTGGTTTTTGCTGCGGGTATGACGTCGTTTGATCCGGATTTCACGAGTTCTTACCAGCTTCATTGAAGATTTTTTGCTTGTTTCTGCACGTCAGTTTTGGACGTGCATCGGGAATTTTACCTACCTAAACAGTGAAAGGAGCCAAGCTATGTCTACGGAAAACAAATCCAGATTAATTTCAGTCAAGTACCCTTGTCCGGTCCGCCGGGTCACCATCCAGTGGAACGGCCAGGAATGGAAGATCGGCAAACAAGTTCTCGTTCCCAGCATGACATTGCCCGCCCCAGACCCGCTGCCTGCCGAAGAGCAGAGCCTGGGTTTCTGGATCGAGGCAGCCGACGGCCAGGGAGGCATTTACCAGCGCGAAGTGATGCCCGACCCGTTGCTGGGTATGGAGCAGTTTGCAAAAGGCGGTGAAATGACGCGGATAAACCATCCGCCGCATGACATTGCGCTTGAAATTCTCGTGCCTGATATGGCAGGCTTATCCGAAATACACCTTGTCTCCAACCAGAAACCACGGGAAGGAGCAGCCGCAAGCGGCATTAAACGCACAGTCCTGGCACTTCCCAAAGAAACAGGCGGCGATGTTCCCGACCACCCAGGCGGAGGACACCAGCACTAGCTGCTGACCAGGTTACATTCCACCCCTTTTTTTCATTTCAAACATCAAATCACTATGGCTGCTTCTGATGGTGAAATTTTTGGACTGACCAAAATATTGGACAACGGTCCCGACAATCAAAGATTTAATATCGTTATCGTCGCCGAGGGCTTTCTGGGCGCGAATGCCGCTGCCCAGACCGACTTTAACACCCGCTGCCAGGAAATCGTGGACGCATTCCGCGACGAGCCCTGGTTTAGCGAAGGCTTGCTGGCAGCGATCAATATTCACCGCCTCAACGTCCGCTCGGACGATGCCGGTGCTGATAACCCCGCCACCTGTGCCGACATGTCGACCGCCACGGCGGTTTCGGCGGACACCTATTTCGATGCTTCCTATTGTTCGTCCGGCATCAGGCGCTGTCTGGCCTGCGACTGGACGCTCGTCCGCGATACGCTTACTGCCCAGTTGCCGCAATGGCATGCCGCCGCAGTGCTGGTAAACAGTAGCGAGCGGGGCGGCTGCGCCAGCGGGAATGTCTTTGCCACCGCCCTCAGTACCGACTGGCTCGATGTGGTAATGCATGAGCTCGGCCATGCAGCTTTCCGCCTGGCAGACGAGTACAGTTACTGGCAAGGGTGCTCCAGCGGAGAGACCGATCGCGACAATGCGCCTGGCGGAGAGCCCGCCGATCCTAACATTACCGCCAGTTCCGGTCTTGCAGGCTTGAAATGGGCACACCTTGTTGGTCCGCTGACCCCGGTGCCAACCATGCAAAATCCCGATTGTTCAGCTTGTGACAACCGTGCTAATGTAAGGCCGGATGACCATGAAATCGGTCTCTATGAAGGTGCCGGTTATTATCACTGCGGCTATTTCCGGCCAGCCTACACTTGCCGGATGCGCAATTCGTTCGAGCCATTTTGCCGTGTATGTGCCGAAGCGGTGCAAGACCGTCTGCGCCCGTTTTTCACAGCGCCTGCGTTGGCTGCATCCGTATCCGCGCTGGACTTTGACAGCGTAGGCAGCGGGTCAACGCTTACGCTTACATTTAATATCAGCAATGTCGGCAGTGTTCCGGTAACGGGCATCGCACTAAGCAGCGATAGTCCCAACTTTTCCGTTGCGCCGAATTCATTTGCCAGCATGGCTCCCGGGGAGACACAATTGATATCAGTCACTTTCGGACCTGCATTCACAATCGGTGCCCGCACGGGTACAATTCTCGTTACCAGTAATGCGGCCACACTCAGCATCGAATTGGATGCGTTCGTTTGTACGCCATCGGCGAGAATGGACATGCAGACGGCAGACGGATCGACCACGCTGAATTTCGGGGATGTTGGCCGGCGCCTTACCATGTACCGCTGGTTCGAAGTGCGCAACCTGCAACGACCATGCGCGTCGCAGCTGCACGTGACACTCGGCGGCCCGCCAGCCGGTTTTGAGTATGCACCGGGAACAAACCTGAACTTCACGCTGGCTGCGCCAACGCCCGCGCAGCCCTTCACATCCCGGCGGGTATATGTAGCATTTTCCTCGCCTGCAGTGGGAGGTCCCGACTTCAACGGCAATCTCACCATCACCACCCCGGACGATGCCGTAACACCTTCCGTTACCCTGAACCTGATCGCTCGCGCTGTTGACCCGCCGCCGGTGGATTCTGTGCTGGTCATCGACCGTTCAGGAAGTATGAGCGAGCCGACCGGTGTGCCTGGCGCTTCCAAAATGGACCTCGCGATCCAGGCCGCAAACCTTTACATCGCGTTGCTGAAAGATAATGACCGCATCGGCGTAGTCCGTTTCAATCATGCAGCCAACAATCCAGGCGATGTGCTGCAAACACTGGTTGTTGCCGGAGATCCAGAGACCGGCGCGGGCAGGGCGTCTGCCCGAAGCGTGCTGACAGCCGCCAATCTCAGCCCCACTGGTGCAACTTCAATCGGAGGAGGAACGATTCTGGGCAGTACGGTGCTGGACACTGCTGTTGCCAACGCAAGAGCTGTGGTGGTGCTGACGGACGGGATTCAAAATACCAATCCGGATATTCCGGCTGCCAGCGCGGCCGTCGCCGCGAAAATACCCAGGCAGCGTGTGTTTGCGGTAGGGTTGGGGTTAAACCAGCTGGAAGACAAGCTTGTACAACTGGCTTCGGTCAACAATGGTGTCGCACAGATCACGGGCGAGCTGGCCGGCGACCGGGAATTTTTGCTTCAAAAACTATATGTGCAAATCCTGAGCGACGTAGCCGATGAAGCTTTTGTGCAAGATCCTACCAATGTCCTTTTCCCAGGAACCGAGCAGGCGACCGACATTTATATCGGCGAGGTGGATGTGGCTGTGGATTTTATCATTGTATATCGCAAAGCTTCTGCTTACCCAGCCATTGAGCTGTGGCTGGAAGCTCCCGACGGCACCATTGTCCGTCCCGGTGATGCGGGAAGCACATTTCCAAATTTTATGTTTGTGACGGGTGACGGCCATGTTTATTTCAGATGTCAGTTTCCTGCCTTTCCAGACCGTCCGCAAGCGCACATCGGCCGTTGGCGGGTATGGATGGCGAGCCGCCGGGGCAAGCCGGTACTAACGCATGGTTACAGTCAGGGCAGCAGCGTTAATTTTTACTATTCCGTGATGGCCAAAGCGCGGAGTGATATGCGTTTGAATGGTTTTCTTTCGCAAAGCTCGTATGAACCCGGCTCGCCAATGCTCCTGGTCCTGGAACCAACTTTGTACGGACAACCGGTCAAGCTCGACGCTCCGGTGGAAGCGCGGTTCACACGGCCGGACGGCACGATCCGCATCATTACATTAGCGGAAACGGCATATGGGCAATACAGCGGAACATTCGGCGATACGCATCAATTGGGTGTATATCCCGTTTCTACGATGGTTATGGCTACCACGCCCGCAGGCGCCGTTGTCACCCGTTACCGACTTTTCACCGGGTTGATC
Coding sequences:
- a CDS encoding LLM class flavin-dependent oxidoreductase; amino-acid sequence: MADKLIQDIPFSILDLAPITEGNNAGVTFKNSLRLAQRVEELGYKRYWLAEHHNMESVASSATSVLIGYIAGGTKTIRVGSGGIMLPNHAPLVVAEQFGTLASLYPDRIDLGLGRAPGTDQVTARALRRNYMESAQDFPDDVIALQTYFSKENSSSKVRAIPGEGLEIPIWILGSSTDSAQLAAHLGLPYAFASHFAPNHFLTAIDLYRRNFRPSRYLAQPYVMACVNVIAADTNQEAERLATSFFQLATGIITGKRRPLQPPVESMDGLWGEYEEAAVRQMMKYTFIGDRKKVGTDLAYFQKHTQLDELMVTSHIYDPEARIHSYEVLKSVQSERKEGNVRV
- a CDS encoding T9SS type A sorting domain-containing protein — encoded protein: MKRYAFTLLCAFFYLTSFNLALGNGPSTAHAETYTICVEAENSTGDGPITDDPNASNGKTRGAPDNWNHYVEYEVNDVKATGPHTLTIRYYAAGNGVVQVMVNGAFGIRVGLPATHSWNIVWAEHHMQVNLNKGNNKIRIMGEPFYRPVRHDRICVTGSAGPEEPVSCDFNVTASASTATPACSQEFTVNAGCSGPGCDGLAYSWVSPDTSFTGQSVKVNAPSSNGTYFYWMAANKEGCPGKTATTIVTVTSCTPDPEPFTACIEAENSDGTGPITEDPNASNGKTRGAPDAWNHYVDYEVTGVKASGWHLLTIRYYAAGNGVVNVVVNGQFGIRTGLPATNSWNIVWAEHTIRVNLNKGNNRIRIMGEPSYSPVRQDRICIRGDGGPNNPLCDFAIQTDASNDRPVCSGEFTLRAYCVGYDCNAVTYKWSGNGVDQPGRYIDVNAPASNGTFTYTVTAVKDACAAKTATVDIRVSNCGGVEEPFSACIESENVSGNGPVSSDPNASNGRTRGAQNNYNYYLEYPVTGVQTAETYQLKLRYYAAGVANVSVSVNGDVAIAKVELPATHSWNIVWREETLNIPLAAGNNVVRIQGLPGASCRQDRICITGNGQNARMAAPEASEGKEDTNLLQAYPNPTRSEFKAVFQLDPGKVGTLSVTDMKGRSWHERQVRGKGAHQERINLEGAPSGIYLLQVKKGDSLETKKILIAQ
- a CDS encoding YceI family protein, translating into MSKTIWNVDALHSEVQFKVKHLVISTVTGSFKSFGGKAVTEGDQFENADIAFTIDVNSVDTGQPGRDEHLRNADFFEAETYPQFTFTSRSFTPIKRDLYKLIGDLTIKGITKEVELEAEYGGTERDQYGNVKVGFEVNGTIDRKDFNVTFNALTETGGLALGEKIKVSANIQLAKEAA
- a CDS encoding glycoside hydrolase family 30 protein; the encoded protein is MKNVLIATVASLAFALSSCSAGAPVNDDPKPADTTSANKVAVWVTNGSQSKLLKSDNPISIVKAGSNSPSTNLINIDFSTKLQEMEGFGAAMTGSSAYLINQKLNATQRAALLKDLFDQETGIGMSYLRITMGASDFSLEDFTYNDLPAGQTDANLTKFSVAKDQADLIPVLKSVVALQPAIRIMATPWSAPAWMKTSGKLAGGSLKTEWYGAYSNYFVKYLDAYKAEGIAIDAISVQNEPLHEAAYPSMRMDSSAQLNFIKNNLGPLFQSKSIKTKILLYDHNWDRPGYPISILNDPKASQYVAGSAFHAYGGNVTAMSQVHDQFPDKGLYFTEISGGRWAANFSDNLKWNMSNIFIGTANNWSKNALLWNIALDETDGPKNKGCDNCRGVVTIATNGTITKNVEYYTIAHMSKFVHPGAFRVQSDRLSASTQLEHVAFVNPDGSKVLVILNLGTDNKKFTVALGENQFSYTIDPNAVATLVWK
- a CDS encoding RagB/SusD family nutrient uptake outer membrane protein, which produces MKKISYIAMVLGSSLLLPACQDQLDLQPISQTVVGGSGTGTAGSTITNAATAEAALAGSYAIFKNGSAEYYVMDYFILGDGQSDNSYAGADNAAWFEVDEYRILSTNAVAARDWQYLYNHVASANSIIANVPKVTDASLSADRKAQIVGEAKFIRARAYFDLVRIYGDVPLVVDELPTITSENVDEIYGQLYPARSTAEEVYAQIIKDLDEAGTAVPKTGPNKMTATPGAVYTLATKVYATRKDWAKVKENADKVIALGYTLMPNFEDLWDGKHENSAEAIFELNFEDWATGGNWGSSMFYGTDWKKFNTPSNDLIKAYDDEKDVVRKASTIFTANVTGKWSDKYWALTRFPFAYKMRNTDASQNIIMYRLADVLLLKAEALNETGDLAGARTLVNRIRTRAKLPATTAGDQAAMRLAIEKERRLELAFEGQRWYDLVRTGRVVRVMEAAKDGSGNSLNYKLTDTRLLWPVPQGEIDKNTNLKQNNGY
- a CDS encoding M64 family metallopeptidase, translating into MAASDGEIFGLTKILDNGPDNQRFNIVIVAEGFLGANAAAQTDFNTRCQEIVDAFRDEPWFSEGLLAAINIHRLNVRSDDAGADNPATCADMSTATAVSADTYFDASYCSSGIRRCLACDWTLVRDTLTAQLPQWHAAAVLVNSSERGGCASGNVFATALSTDWLDVVMHELGHAAFRLADEYSYWQGCSSGETDRDNAPGGEPADPNITASSGLAGLKWAHLVGPLTPVPTMQNPDCSACDNRANVRPDDHEIGLYEGAGYYHCGYFRPAYTCRMRNSFEPFCRVCAEAVQDRLRPFFTAPALAASVSALDFDSVGSGSTLTLTFNISNVGSVPVTGIALSSDSPNFSVAPNSFASMAPGETQLISVTFGPAFTIGARTGTILVTSNAATLSIELDAFVCTPSARMDMQTADGSTTLNFGDVGRRLTMYRWFEVRNLQRPCASQLHVTLGGPPAGFEYAPGTNLNFTLAAPTPAQPFTSRRVYVAFSSPAVGGPDFNGNLTITTPDDAVTPSVTLNLIARAVDPPPVDSVLVIDRSGSMSEPTGVPGASKMDLAIQAANLYIALLKDNDRIGVVRFNHAANNPGDVLQTLVVAGDPETGAGRASARSVLTAANLSPTGATSIGGGTILGSTVLDTAVANARAVVVLTDGIQNTNPDIPAASAAVAAKIPRQRVFAVGLGLNQLEDKLVQLASVNNGVAQITGELAGDREFLLQKLYVQILSDVADEAFVQDPTNVLFPGTEQATDIYIGEVDVAVDFIIVYRKASAYPAIELWLEAPDGTIVRPGDAGSTFPNFMFVTGDGHVYFRCQFPAFPDRPQAHIGRWRVWMASRRGKPVLTHGYSQGSSVNFYYSVMAKARSDMRLNGFLSQSSYEPGSPMLLVLEPTLYGQPVKLDAPVEARFTRPDGTIRIITLAETAYGQYSGTFGDTHQLGVYPVSTMVMATTPAGAVVTRYRLFTGLIFKPGQSGGDPNGGDPNGGDPNAGGKDPECRKAAAVEKQLRALLLRLAEKHPEEREEIVSLLGWLKLFIADCCKSKRSKEDLQKLQAIMEKARQLLDEQE